The Pseudomonadota bacterium genome has a segment encoding these proteins:
- a CDS encoding efflux RND transporter periplasmic adaptor subunit: MLNQEKETAAAPWPSMRDDLQITRARVADGGGFLVTDLASGELFEFSQEDYFLLRCMDGRSGAEMTIHLFEQRFGQRITPEQLRLFIAMVDEWGLLRNGGAWVDRTIEGQTVPDSLQLEMDPDSVVPVGEGGARQGRRRGGAGPRGRARPKVGGDDASGADYEAMLRGEVSGDGLDDDELAGMLGDDFGLGGGGPGGRRRGRGGARGGMGGAAALDGGGGFGGGGGRFAGGARAGAFGGGPGGPGDGDGGAYEIPLGPGAKEGDGPWAAFEADEKRIALTLFRPQGLFRFIASTLMPFRIAFMLLPLIAGIGLATVLSNYDVFAQDVARERGGIPLVLRLIFSFLTVNLVTEISRGVIGAGLGGEAYKFGIRMFLGLIPRFYTAVRGISWFTRRDILWLYGGPILARLVLFGIGVVTWWGTRGDGTLISTGAILLSVVSVISLIFSSNPLARNNDGYHVLAAVLQIPDLRKRANRALMSKLKGRKVPGEETDPDSERALRAYAAGSMLFVLIVVGIVLFIAAQWLETEYQGTGVAIFLALLAYIVLHLRGQIRQQKARVEEWKAEQRAERVRSALAQRRGGGAPALPGPMMGGGGASAGGAGMAVSGGALAAGGGGAVAGGGGRADGKPKSNPLVGWILIAVLGVIAVLPYNIQPGGPVRIMPSQQRDVHSEISGIVEEVYVSGGQYVAAGEIIARITNAEEQRKVSTTNANIAEQQAVLEELTARPRPEDVRLARQELETARVQLQFSTEEVDRLKKLSDEGFVSKDEYQEAVKKRDVDRAQVAEEEANLTRVSTPAHPKEIEAAEARLSGLREELAYYQGQLERTDLRMPFDGRVVTLNLEDKEGQFLDKGEFFATVENAESVRVQFRIPQSDVSEIGVGGATFVKFYSYPNRKFEGEIIDISTAVEEEEAGEVVIVTTVIPNEDGLLKTGMTGFGKVQGEKKTVIEAFSRAIVRFFLVEMWSWLP, translated from the coding sequence TTGCTAAACCAAGAAAAAGAAACGGCTGCCGCTCCCTGGCCGTCGATGCGCGATGACCTGCAGATTACGCGGGCGCGTGTCGCCGATGGAGGCGGATTCCTGGTCACGGACCTCGCCAGCGGCGAGCTCTTCGAGTTCAGTCAGGAAGACTACTTCCTCCTGCGCTGCATGGACGGGCGTTCCGGCGCGGAAATGACGATTCATCTGTTCGAGCAGCGTTTCGGACAACGGATCACGCCCGAGCAGCTGCGCCTGTTCATCGCCATGGTCGATGAGTGGGGCTTGCTGCGAAACGGCGGCGCCTGGGTCGATCGCACGATCGAGGGCCAGACCGTTCCCGACAGCCTTCAGCTCGAAATGGACCCGGATTCCGTGGTGCCCGTCGGCGAGGGTGGCGCACGCCAGGGCCGCCGCCGCGGCGGTGCCGGCCCCCGTGGGCGGGCCCGGCCCAAGGTCGGTGGGGACGACGCGAGCGGGGCAGATTATGAAGCCATGCTACGCGGCGAGGTCTCGGGCGACGGCCTGGACGACGACGAACTCGCCGGCATGCTCGGCGACGACTTCGGCCTCGGCGGCGGTGGCCCCGGCGGTCGACGCCGTGGTCGTGGTGGCGCCCGCGGTGGCATGGGCGGCGCGGCCGCCCTCGACGGTGGCGGTGGCTTCGGTGGCGGCGGTGGCCGCTTCGCCGGCGGCGCTCGTGCCGGTGCCTTCGGCGGCGGCCCGGGCGGCCCCGGCGATGGCGACGGCGGTGCCTACGAGATTCCGCTAGGTCCCGGCGCCAAAGAAGGCGACGGACCCTGGGCAGCCTTCGAGGCGGATGAGAAGCGCATCGCGCTGACCCTGTTCCGTCCTCAGGGCTTATTCCGCTTCATCGCGTCAACCTTGATGCCCTTCCGCATCGCCTTCATGTTGCTGCCGCTGATCGCCGGCATCGGCCTGGCGACCGTATTGAGCAACTACGACGTCTTCGCCCAGGACGTGGCCCGCGAGCGCGGCGGTATTCCCCTGGTGCTGCGCCTGATCTTCAGCTTCCTGACGGTTAACCTGGTCACCGAAATATCACGCGGTGTCATCGGCGCCGGGCTTGGTGGTGAGGCCTACAAGTTCGGCATCCGCATGTTCCTCGGCCTGATCCCGCGTTTCTACACGGCGGTGCGAGGCATCTCATGGTTCACCCGCCGCGACATCCTGTGGCTCTACGGCGGCCCGATCCTGGCGCGGCTGGTGCTGTTCGGCATCGGCGTGGTCACGTGGTGGGGCACGCGTGGCGACGGCACGTTGATTTCCACCGGCGCGATTCTGCTCTCGGTGGTCTCCGTCATCTCGTTGATCTTCAGCTCCAACCCCCTGGCCCGTAACAACGACGGCTACCACGTGCTGGCGGCGGTCTTGCAGATCCCTGACCTGCGCAAGCGCGCCAACCGCGCCCTCATGTCGAAGCTGAAGGGCAGGAAGGTGCCGGGTGAGGAGACCGATCCCGACTCGGAGCGCGCCCTACGTGCCTACGCCGCGGGCTCGATGCTCTTCGTGCTGATCGTGGTCGGCATCGTGCTGTTTATCGCGGCGCAGTGGCTCGAGACCGAGTACCAGGGCACGGGCGTGGCGATCTTCCTCGCCTTGCTGGCGTACATCGTGCTGCACCTACGCGGGCAGATTCGCCAGCAAAAGGCTCGGGTCGAAGAGTGGAAGGCTGAGCAGCGCGCTGAACGCGTGCGCTCGGCGCTCGCACAGCGGCGTGGCGGTGGCGCACCCGCACTGCCGGGCCCCATGATGGGTGGCGGGGGAGCGTCGGCCGGCGGCGCCGGCATGGCCGTGAGCGGCGGTGCCCTGGCCGCGGGTGGTGGCGGCGCGGTAGCCGGAGGTGGCGGTCGGGCCGACGGTAAGCCCAAGTCCAACCCCCTCGTGGGCTGGATCCTCATCGCCGTGCTCGGCGTGATCGCCGTTCTGCCCTATAACATTCAGCCCGGCGGCCCCGTGCGCATCATGCCGTCGCAGCAACGCGACGTGCACTCGGAGATCTCCGGCATCGTCGAAGAGGTGTACGTGAGCGGCGGCCAGTACGTGGCCGCGGGCGAGATCATCGCGCGCATCACCAACGCCGAAGAACAACGTAAGGTCTCGACCACCAACGCCAACATCGCCGAACAACAGGCCGTGCTCGAGGAGTTGACCGCCCGCCCGCGGCCGGAAGACGTGCGCCTGGCGCGCCAGGAGCTGGAGACGGCTCGGGTGCAGCTGCAGTTCAGCACCGAAGAGGTGGATCGTCTCAAGAAGCTGAGCGATGAGGGCTTCGTCTCCAAGGACGAGTACCAGGAGGCGGTGAAGAAGCGAGACGTCGATCGTGCTCAGGTGGCCGAAGAGGAAGCCAACCTGACCCGCGTGAGCACGCCTGCACACCCGAAGGAGATCGAGGCGGCAGAAGCGCGCCTGTCCGGTCTGCGCGAAGAGCTGGCTTACTACCAAGGTCAACTCGAGCGTACGGATCTGCGCATGCCCTTCGATGGCCGCGTGGTCACGCTCAACCTGGAAGACAAGGAAGGCCAGTTCCTCGACAAGGGTGAGTTCTTCGCCACGGTGGAGAACGCCGAGTCCGTCCGTGTGCAGTTCCGAATTCCCCAGTCCGACGTGTCCGAGATCGGCGTGGGCGGCGCGACCTTCGTGAAGTTCTACTCCTATCCCAACCGCAAATTCGAGGGGGAGATCATAGATATCTCCACGGCGGTCGAGGAGGAGGAAGCGGGTGAGGTGGTGATCGTCACCACGGTGATTCCGAACGAAGATGGCTTGTTGAAGACGGGGATGACCGGGTTTGGCAAGGTGCAGGGCGAGAAGAAGACGGTGATCGAAGCCTTCTCGCGGGCGATTGTGCGGTTTTTCCTAGTCGAAATGTGGTCCTGGCTCCCCTGA
- a CDS encoding S41 family peptidase, which translates to MFFRTLQRALTHLTLAAFAAGAAVCANADEASAPDPIAVDTVRAVVSLARDNHYLGDRLDAAAAKEHLRRTGEAFIRQLDARGDLLLADDLALLDEQAVAEALASGDLHAVHALAARQRDRLIQRAAWVRELETNEPQEATATAASPAHQLWSTRRAEELAWLLADGKMQEQAEAMVVERYRRLAERATARTAMEELELFLDAMLAALDPHSGYRSPPRRARGGRRAPRDLFGIGATLAFEGDYIQLQRLLGGGAAERSGLLNAGDRVLSVTDSETPGVTLDVVGWAIEEVANVIRGPRGSQVTLEVLPRGAEESSLPALVSLTRDRIVLDRARVSAELVQVQGMPIGIIRVPAFYVDYAGLGRGEANYDSAASDVAKALVRLRRDAPNLGAVLLDLRGNGGGALIEAVRMVGLFIDEGPVVRVRHANGGVEVFDDDQPGRAWDGPLGVLVDRYAASASEIVAAALQDYERATVIGELTYGKGSVQEPFDLRNAEGFAQAVGRVSLTTAKFFRVNGESTQLNGVTPDIALPASLTNGRYGERFEYWPMAADRIAAAKYQAETPAAMPPPADELSLQSADLWQTRPAYLRAREELDAAAVTRDTRAAARAQREAFRGRLLERLGEDGVEGAAPLPILWSTLVRQDALALLRALVDGAGGEPVAMRNRSGATPDSLHPQQ; encoded by the coding sequence ATGTTCTTCCGCACACTCCAGCGCGCCCTGACCCACCTCACATTGGCCGCTTTCGCCGCTGGCGCCGCGGTTTGCGCCAACGCCGACGAGGCCTCCGCCCCCGACCCGATCGCCGTCGACACGGTTCGCGCGGTGGTGTCGCTGGCGCGCGACAACCACTACCTCGGCGACCGCTTGGACGCCGCGGCCGCCAAGGAGCACCTGCGCCGCACCGGCGAGGCCTTTATCCGCCAGCTGGACGCCCGAGGCGACCTGTTGCTGGCGGATGACTTGGCGCTGCTCGATGAGCAGGCCGTTGCCGAGGCCCTCGCCAGCGGCGATCTGCACGCCGTCCATGCCCTCGCCGCTCGCCAGCGCGACCGCCTCATCCAACGGGCGGCCTGGGTGCGTGAGTTGGAAACGAATGAGCCTCAGGAGGCTACAGCGACCGCCGCGAGCCCAGCGCATCAACTGTGGTCGACGCGGCGTGCCGAGGAACTCGCCTGGCTGTTGGCCGACGGCAAGATGCAGGAGCAGGCCGAGGCGATGGTGGTGGAGCGCTACCGCCGACTCGCCGAGCGGGCCACCGCGCGCACCGCCATGGAGGAACTCGAGCTCTTCCTCGACGCCATGCTCGCCGCCCTGGATCCGCACTCGGGCTACCGTTCCCCCCCCCGCCGGGCCCGCGGCGGACGCCGCGCGCCACGTGACCTCTTCGGCATCGGCGCCACCCTCGCCTTCGAGGGCGACTACATCCAGCTGCAGCGATTGCTCGGTGGCGGGGCGGCCGAGCGCAGCGGACTGCTGAACGCGGGCGACCGGGTCCTATCGGTCACCGATAGCGAAACCCCTGGCGTCACCCTCGACGTGGTCGGCTGGGCCATCGAGGAGGTAGCCAACGTCATCCGCGGGCCGCGCGGCTCGCAGGTCACGCTGGAGGTGCTGCCGCGCGGCGCCGAGGAGTCCTCCCTCCCCGCACTGGTGAGCCTCACGCGCGATCGCATCGTGCTCGATCGCGCCCGGGTGTCCGCCGAGCTCGTGCAGGTACAGGGCATGCCGATCGGCATCATCCGAGTGCCCGCCTTCTACGTCGACTACGCCGGTCTCGGCCGGGGTGAAGCCAACTACGACAGTGCCGCGTCCGATGTCGCCAAGGCCCTGGTGCGCCTGCGTCGCGACGCCCCCAACCTCGGCGCTGTGCTCCTCGACCTGCGCGGTAACGGTGGCGGTGCCCTCATCGAAGCGGTACGCATGGTGGGCCTGTTCATCGACGAGGGACCGGTGGTACGCGTGCGTCACGCGAATGGCGGCGTGGAGGTGTTCGACGACGACCAACCGGGGCGGGCGTGGGACGGCCCCCTGGGTGTCCTGGTCGATCGCTACGCGGCATCCGCTTCGGAGATCGTGGCCGCGGCCCTGCAGGACTACGAGCGAGCCACCGTGATCGGCGAGCTCACCTATGGAAAAGGTTCGGTACAGGAGCCCTTCGACCTGCGCAACGCCGAGGGTTTCGCGCAAGCCGTCGGCCGGGTCTCGCTCACCACCGCCAAGTTCTTTCGCGTCAACGGCGAGAGCACCCAGCTCAACGGCGTAACGCCCGACATCGCCTTGCCCGCGTCGCTCACCAACGGTCGCTACGGCGAGCGCTTCGAGTACTGGCCCATGGCGGCGGACCGCATCGCGGCGGCCAAGTATCAGGCCGAGACGCCGGCCGCGATGCCCCCTCCCGCAGACGAACTTTCCTTGCAGAGTGCAGACCTGTGGCAGACGCGACCGGCGTATCTGCGCGCGCGAGAAGAGCTCGACGCCGCTGCGGTCACGCGTGACACGCGGGCCGCAGCTCGCGCGCAGCGCGAAGCCTTCCGGGGACGCCTACTCGAGCGCCTTGGCGAGGATGGCGTGGAGGGTGCGGCGCCGTTGCCGATTCTCTGGAGCACGCTCGTTCGCCAGGATGCCCTCGCCCTCCTACGCGCCCTTGTCGATGGGGCTGGGGGCGAGCCCGTCGCTATGCGCAACAGGTCCGGAGCGACTCCCGACAGTCTCCATCCTCAGCAATGA
- a CDS encoding ATP-binding protein — translation MNLALRLNLMVALALLLLLGGAVSLILSQARESVAEETDSALTLTLQLLEALSGAGTDLGEDVTNAALPSDDAVVSALIARVSRLRDVRHVDIGLVRSDGMQPFIPSDLGAEGSAPRWFARLVEPEPVEYRYQLALQGRRVGIALRPRPGDEIDEAWQESLATFALLVSFALLVMLLTGWISHRALRPVDKVLRALDRLEQGDYSTRVQRFDLPELQRISDRLNHVAATLSAQAQENRALSRQALAIQEAERRHLAQELHDELGQAISAIKALAVSARQRAGDAPAVTERTSTICDVSDQMYAVVRRLMSELRPATLDDLGLHASLEKLVDDWRDRHHGVLTQLSIEGDLADLHEDTTIKIYRIVQEALTNVARHAKASKVEVQVTLDDQLLTVDVRDDGVGIAPATLRKGLGLVGMRERIESLGGALTLDRLDDQGGTLIVARIPQAHALADVPDQYSPQTENATPA, via the coding sequence ATGAATTTAGCGCTTCGCCTGAACCTGATGGTGGCCTTGGCGCTGCTGTTGCTCCTCGGCGGCGCCGTCAGCCTCATCCTGAGCCAGGCGAGGGAATCGGTCGCTGAGGAAACCGACTCCGCCCTGACACTGACGCTGCAGCTCCTCGAGGCCCTCTCTGGCGCCGGCACCGATCTCGGCGAGGATGTCACCAACGCCGCGCTGCCGAGCGACGACGCGGTCGTCTCCGCGCTGATCGCTCGAGTGTCCCGCCTGCGCGACGTACGCCACGTGGACATCGGCCTGGTCCGAAGCGACGGGATGCAGCCCTTCATTCCCTCCGACCTCGGCGCGGAGGGCTCGGCCCCACGCTGGTTCGCCCGCCTGGTCGAGCCCGAGCCGGTGGAGTACCGCTACCAACTCGCCCTGCAGGGCCGACGCGTCGGTATCGCCCTGCGCCCCCGACCGGGCGATGAGATCGATGAGGCGTGGCAGGAATCCCTCGCCACCTTCGCCTTGTTGGTGAGCTTCGCCCTGCTGGTGATGCTGCTCACGGGGTGGATCAGCCATCGAGCCCTGCGCCCCGTGGACAAGGTATTGCGCGCCCTCGATCGCCTCGAGCAGGGCGATTACTCCACCCGTGTGCAGCGCTTCGACCTGCCGGAACTACAGCGCATTTCAGATCGACTCAATCACGTCGCGGCAACCCTCTCAGCGCAAGCGCAGGAGAATCGCGCATTGAGCCGCCAGGCCCTCGCCATTCAAGAGGCGGAGCGTCGTCACCTCGCGCAGGAGTTGCACGATGAACTCGGCCAGGCCATCTCGGCGATCAAGGCGCTTGCCGTGTCCGCTCGCCAGCGTGCGGGTGATGCACCAGCGGTGACCGAGCGCACCTCGACGATCTGCGATGTGAGCGATCAGATGTACGCCGTCGTGCGCCGCCTGATGAGCGAGCTTCGCCCTGCCACCCTCGACGATCTCGGGTTGCACGCCTCGTTGGAGAAGTTGGTCGACGACTGGCGCGACCGACACCACGGCGTGCTCACGCAACTCTCCATCGAGGGGGATCTGGCCGACCTCCACGAAGACACCACGATCAAGATCTATCGCATCGTGCAGGAAGCGCTCACCAACGTGGCGCGGCATGCAAAGGCGTCGAAGGTGGAGGTGCAGGTGACCCTGGATGACCAATTGCTGACCGTGGACGTGCGCGATGACGGCGTGGGCATCGCGCCGGCAACACTGCGCAAAGGCCTCGGCTTAGTCGGCATGCGTGAACGCATCGAATCGCTCGGCGGAGCACTGACCTTGGATCGCCTCGACGACCAGGGGGGCACTCTCATCGTGGCGCGGATTCCCCAGGCGCACGCCCTGGCCGATGTACCGGACCAGTACTCACCCCAGACGGAGAACGCGACGCCGGCATGA
- a CDS encoding response regulator transcription factor — translation MMNPLPKTVRVLLVDDHAIVRAGYRVLLADAPDMALVAEADTGELACQRYVEEKPDVVVMDVSLPGISGLEAARRILMRDPKARILVFSMHEESAFVHQALSAGVMGYVTKGGAPELLVQAVRQVVCGGTFLDPRLGDITPASNQRAAIDGLSPREFSIFRLLAEGHGNAEIGQRLRLSEKTVANYATQIRKKLGVQNRTELVYFAVRQGVIDSPDLVP, via the coding sequence ATGATGAACCCCCTACCGAAAACCGTCCGCGTACTGCTGGTCGACGACCACGCCATCGTGCGCGCGGGCTATCGCGTGCTGCTCGCCGATGCGCCGGACATGGCCCTGGTCGCCGAAGCAGACACGGGCGAACTCGCCTGCCAACGCTACGTCGAAGAGAAGCCGGACGTGGTGGTGATGGACGTGTCTCTGCCAGGGATCAGTGGCCTGGAAGCGGCTCGGCGAATTCTCATGCGAGACCCGAAGGCCCGCATCCTCGTCTTCTCGATGCACGAGGAGTCGGCGTTCGTGCACCAGGCCCTCAGCGCTGGGGTGATGGGCTACGTGACCAAAGGCGGCGCCCCGGAACTACTGGTCCAAGCCGTGCGCCAGGTCGTGTGCGGCGGTACGTTCCTGGATCCGCGCCTCGGCGATATCACCCCCGCGAGCAACCAACGGGCCGCCATCGACGGTCTTTCGCCTCGCGAGTTCAGCATCTTTCGCCTCCTCGCGGAGGGTCACGGCAACGCGGAGATCGGCCAACGGCTGCGCCTCAGCGAGAAAACCGTCGCCAACTACGCCACCCAAATCCGCAAGAAACTAGGCGTTCAGAACCGCACGGAACTGGTCTATTTTGCGGTGCGTCAGGGGGTTATCGACTCCCCCGACCTGGTGCCGTGA
- a CDS encoding TonB-dependent receptor, with translation MTHTTRKIFGRPRPGVMALGLMLAVNLAGHTALAQDADVDEEVEVIGITPLGADGLDRDKLPSNVRSATDEDIQAQHLLDLSAYLNRNFAGVFVNEGTTNPLQPDIQFRGYTASPLLGLPQGLAVYQDGVRLNEPFGDTVNWALMPESAVASIDLIPGAYPVFGLNSLGGAIAIRTKNGFTNPGTTIEAGAGAWGRVTADLETGRAFSDDKDVSYYINASYFEESGWRDFSPSEAARVFANVSWQGDNSTLDADITWADTDLIGNGAIPFQLADQDREAIFTRPDQTENELFTLNFRGSHGFGAAKVSWNAYYRRSDIASFNGDDSDFGECADDDNFGFICEGDDDDDDDDDDDDDEFGDDDDDFDDDDDFDDDDDDDDDGDDDDDEEEEVVVDANGNPIPANANTIGGTVNRTNTQQDTYGLNLQLSLESAFGNGGSNQFVIGGNFVSSAIDFNASTELGALDDTRQAIGSGFFVNEAFTELETETESYSAFFINTFSPNERVSILLSGQWNATQIVLEDQLGTALNGDHSFYRFNPAGGITFDVTDGIQLYGGYFESNRAPTPVELTCADPDDPCRLPNAFLADPPLDQVVARTIEAGIRGSNDYFDWSAGFFHTRNRDDIIFISAGPFTNSGFFDNVGNTTRDGIEVMFNGTFGSRGTWFANYTYLEAEFDENFAVSSPNNPLADDGQIDVEVGDRLPGIPEHLAKAGFSYDVTPNFTFGADVNYSSERFLRGDEANILPTLDGFTTVNVRGEYRISDLARIFVTVENLFDEEYATLGLLGEPDEVLGDDFEDPRFLTPGAPLAAWVGVTISLK, from the coding sequence ATGACACATACGACAAGGAAGATATTCGGGCGACCTCGCCCGGGGGTGATGGCCTTGGGGCTCATGCTCGCGGTCAATCTGGCTGGACACACGGCCCTCGCACAGGACGCGGACGTCGACGAGGAAGTGGAGGTCATCGGCATCACGCCCCTCGGCGCCGACGGCTTAGACCGCGACAAGTTGCCCTCCAACGTGCGCAGCGCCACCGACGAGGACATCCAGGCCCAGCACCTGCTGGATCTGAGTGCCTACCTCAATCGCAACTTCGCCGGCGTGTTCGTCAACGAAGGCACGACCAACCCGCTGCAGCCGGACATTCAGTTCCGCGGCTACACCGCCTCTCCCCTGCTCGGCCTGCCCCAGGGGCTCGCCGTGTACCAGGACGGCGTCCGCCTAAACGAACCCTTCGGTGACACGGTCAACTGGGCCTTGATGCCCGAGTCCGCCGTGGCGAGCATCGACCTGATCCCGGGTGCATACCCCGTGTTCGGGCTCAACAGCCTCGGTGGCGCCATCGCCATCCGCACCAAGAACGGCTTCACCAACCCTGGCACCACCATCGAGGCCGGCGCGGGCGCCTGGGGCCGCGTCACCGCGGACCTCGAGACGGGCCGCGCCTTCAGCGACGACAAGGATGTGAGCTACTACATCAACGCGTCCTACTTCGAGGAGAGCGGTTGGCGAGACTTCTCACCCTCGGAGGCGGCCCGGGTCTTCGCGAACGTATCCTGGCAGGGCGACAACAGCACGCTGGATGCCGACATCACCTGGGCGGACACGGATCTCATCGGTAACGGTGCGATACCCTTCCAACTCGCCGACCAGGACCGCGAGGCCATCTTCACCCGTCCTGACCAGACCGAGAACGAGTTGTTCACCCTGAACTTCCGCGGCTCGCACGGCTTTGGCGCCGCCAAGGTCAGCTGGAACGCCTACTACCGGCGAAGCGACATCGCGTCCTTCAACGGCGACGACTCCGACTTCGGAGAATGCGCCGACGACGACAACTTCGGCTTCATCTGTGAAGGTGATGACGATGATGATGATGACGACGACGATGACGACGACGAGTTCGGCGACGACGACGATGACTTCGATGATGACGATGACTTCGACGACGATGATGATGATGACGACGACGGCGACGACGATGACGACGAGGAAGAAGAAGTCGTCGTAGACGCCAACGGCAACCCGATCCCCGCCAACGCCAACACGATCGGCGGCACGGTCAACCGCACCAACACGCAGCAGGACACCTACGGCCTGAACCTGCAACTGTCCCTGGAAAGCGCCTTCGGTAACGGCGGCAGCAACCAGTTCGTGATCGGCGGTAACTTCGTCTCCAGCGCTATCGACTTCAACGCCAGCACCGAGCTCGGCGCCCTCGATGACACGCGTCAGGCGATCGGCAGCGGCTTCTTCGTCAACGAAGCCTTCACCGAGCTGGAGACGGAGACGGAGAGCTACAGCGCGTTCTTCATCAACACCTTCTCACCCAACGAGCGGGTCAGCATCCTGCTCTCGGGCCAGTGGAACGCCACGCAAATCGTGCTCGAGGATCAGCTGGGCACGGCGCTGAACGGCGACCATTCGTTCTACCGCTTCAACCCGGCCGGTGGCATCACCTTCGACGTCACCGACGGCATCCAGCTCTACGGCGGCTACTTCGAGTCCAACCGTGCACCCACCCCGGTGGAGCTGACCTGTGCCGACCCCGACGATCCCTGTCGTCTGCCGAACGCGTTCCTCGCCGATCCGCCCCTGGATCAGGTAGTGGCACGCACGATCGAAGCGGGTATCCGCGGTTCCAACGATTACTTCGACTGGAGCGCGGGCTTCTTCCACACCCGCAACCGCGACGACATCATCTTCATCAGCGCCGGCCCCTTCACCAACTCGGGCTTCTTCGACAACGTGGGTAACACCACGCGCGACGGCATCGAGGTGATGTTCAACGGTACCTTCGGCAGCCGCGGCACCTGGTTCGCCAACTACACCTACCTCGAAGCGGAATTCGATGAGAACTTCGCCGTCTCGAGCCCGAACAACCCCCTCGCGGACGACGGGCAGATCGACGTGGAGGTGGGCGATCGCCTGCCAGGCATCCCCGAGCATCTGGCGAAGGCCGGCTTTAGCTACGATGTGACGCCGAACTTCACCTTCGGCGCAGACGTCAACTACTCCTCCGAGCGCTTCCTGCGCGGAGACGAGGCCAACATCCTGCCCACCCTCGACGGCTTCACCACGGTGAACGTGCGTGGCGAGTACCGCATCAGCGATCTCGCGCGCATCTTCGTCACGGTGGAGAACCTGTTCGACGAGGAGTACGCCACGCTCGGGCTGCTCGGCGAGCCGGATGAGGTGCTTGGGGATGACTTCGAGGATCCACGCTTCCTCACCCCGGGTGCACCGCTGGCAGCGTGGGTGGGCGTGACCATCTCGCTCAAGTAG
- a CDS encoding OsmC family protein, with protein sequence MSDHRVSIEWVRGTQPFTYETYSRDHHWHFDGVSASVEASAATEFLGNGDLVDPEQAFVASLASCHMLTFLAVAARRRLVIEHYHDDAVGVLARNGEDRLALTAVTLRPVIRFAEDSDAPDPAALRSLHERAHRECFLANSVTCEIEVDLSAQWAAAPDGADG encoded by the coding sequence ATGTCCGATCACCGTGTCTCTATCGAATGGGTTCGCGGCACGCAGCCCTTCACCTATGAAACCTATTCGCGCGATCACCACTGGCACTTCGACGGGGTGAGCGCCTCGGTCGAGGCTTCGGCGGCCACCGAGTTCCTCGGTAACGGTGATCTCGTCGACCCCGAGCAAGCCTTCGTGGCCTCCCTGGCCAGCTGCCATATGCTCACGTTCCTGGCCGTCGCGGCGCGGCGTCGCCTGGTGATCGAGCACTACCACGACGACGCCGTGGGCGTGCTCGCGCGCAATGGCGAAGATCGTCTGGCGCTGACCGCCGTCACCTTGCGCCCCGTCATCCGCTTCGCCGAGGACAGCGACGCGCCCGACCCGGCGGCCCTGCGCAGCCTGCACGAGCGCGCCCACCGCGAGTGCTTCCTCGCCAACTCGGTCACCTGTGAGATCGAGGTCGACTTGTCCGCGCAGTGGGCGGCTGCGCCCGACGGCGCCGACGGTTAG
- a CDS encoding peptidylprolyl isomerase: MAQASARHILVPTEAQCLDLKQQIADGAAFADVAKEHSQCPSGSRGGELGTFGRGQMVPEFDQVVFSAPLNEVQGPVQTQFGFHLLEVTDRQD, translated from the coding sequence ATGGCACAGGCAAGTGCACGGCACATTCTCGTTCCGACCGAGGCCCAGTGCCTCGACCTCAAGCAGCAGATCGCCGACGGCGCGGCCTTCGCCGATGTGGCGAAGGAACATTCCCAGTGTCCCTCCGGCAGCCGGGGCGGAGAGCTCGGGACCTTCGGCCGTGGTCAGATGGTGCCCGAGTTCGATCAGGTGGTGTTCAGTGCACCGCTAAACGAGGTGCAGGGACCGGTGCAGACCCAGTTCGGCTTTCACCTGCTGGAAGTGACTGACCGCCAGGACTGA